Proteins found in one Deltaproteobacteria bacterium genomic segment:
- a CDS encoding ABC transporter substrate-binding protein, whose product MHTPHPIRPEPAHRTPIYALCIFLALGAWIFAIHSVPEARADADITIGLLEEPKTLNVWLASDAWSGKVLSQIYQPLYIREPKDLKLVPWLAAEDPVLDADALTYTVKLRPAKWSDGTELTSEDVAFTGNLIREFRIPRSVSNWDFISRIETPDKHTIRFHLREPKAIFLSRTLTTPIVQKKKWAPIAENARRTERPLLALLREKVTDPVSSGPFVLKEWRQGAYLYLDKNPHFFGQGKEISGYLLGPYIDGIIFKFFGTTDAVILALLKGSIDMFWWGLQPGYLQDLQDDEDIRVFTNEKSGLYYLGFNLRKKPFDDIHFRKAVALSTDKQFITTRILQGYATKADSVVPSSNTFWHNPNVARYGEGLSRDERIVKAYEILSEGGYTWKRSPVTLEGKVANGEELRLPDGSPVEQFTILTPPADYDPQRAMLGIMIQEWLKMLGMSVTSKPMPLGSLIQQVKARRQFDLFVLGYGNLSLDPDYLRNFFISRNNKPNGWNTCGYNNLRFDKIADASAGTMDLEERKRLIWEMQKMIMDDLPWYPLYSPKLAEAVRTDRFKGWVQMEGGIGNRWSFCTLKPVGLKN is encoded by the coding sequence ATGCATACGCCCCATCCCATCCGCCCGGAACCGGCGCATCGGACGCCCATCTATGCCCTCTGCATTTTTCTTGCCCTGGGGGCCTGGATCTTCGCGATCCATTCCGTGCCCGAGGCCCGTGCGGATGCAGACATCACCATCGGTCTGTTGGAAGAACCCAAGACCCTCAATGTGTGGCTGGCCTCGGATGCCTGGTCCGGCAAGGTCCTCTCCCAGATTTACCAGCCGTTGTACATCCGGGAGCCCAAGGATCTGAAACTGGTGCCGTGGCTGGCCGCCGAGGATCCGGTGCTGGACGCGGACGCCCTCACCTATACGGTGAAACTCCGGCCTGCCAAGTGGTCGGACGGTACTGAGCTGACCTCCGAGGACGTGGCCTTTACGGGCAATCTCATCAGGGAGTTCAGGATTCCCCGATCTGTGTCCAACTGGGATTTCATCAGCAGGATCGAGACCCCGGACAAACACACCATCCGCTTTCACCTCAGGGAACCCAAGGCCATCTTCCTCTCCAGGACCCTCACCACGCCCATTGTTCAGAAAAAAAAATGGGCGCCCATCGCCGAAAATGCAAGAAGGACGGAGAGACCGCTTCTGGCCCTCCTCAGGGAAAAGGTGACCGATCCGGTGAGCAGCGGGCCGTTTGTCCTGAAGGAATGGCGCCAGGGGGCCTACCTCTATCTGGACAAAAACCCGCATTTCTTCGGACAGGGGAAAGAAATCTCCGGATATCTCCTGGGGCCCTATATCGACGGCATCATATTCAAGTTTTTCGGGACGACGGATGCCGTGATCCTGGCCCTGCTGAAGGGGAGTATCGACATGTTCTGGTGGGGGCTGCAGCCGGGCTATCTGCAGGACCTGCAGGACGACGAGGATATCAGGGTTTTTACCAATGAGAAAAGCGGACTTTATTATCTGGGATTCAATCTCCGGAAAAAGCCCTTTGACGATATCCATTTCAGGAAGGCGGTGGCCCTGTCCACGGACAAGCAGTTCATCACCACCAGGATCCTGCAGGGATACGCCACCAAGGCCGATTCCGTTGTGCCGTCCAGCAATACTTTCTGGCACAATCCGAACGTGGCCCGATACGGGGAAGGGCTTTCCAGGGATGAGCGCATCGTCAAGGCCTATGAGATCCTAAGCGAGGGCGGATACACGTGGAAACGCTCGCCCGTCACCCTGGAGGGGAAGGTGGCCAACGGAGAAGAACTCCGCCTGCCCGACGGCAGCCCTGTGGAGCAATTCACCATCCTCACCCCGCCTGCGGACTATGATCCCCAGCGGGCCATGTTGGGGATCATGATCCAGGAGTGGCTCAAGATGCTGGGGATGTCCGTGACCTCCAAGCCGATGCCGCTGGGGTCCCTTATCCAGCAGGTCAAGGCCCGCCGTCAATTCGATCTCTTTGTGCTGGGCTACGGCAACCTCTCCCTGGATCCGGACTATCTGAGAAATTTTTTCATCTCCAGGAATAACAAGCCCAACGGTTGGAACACCTGCGGCTACAACAACCTCCGCTTTGACAAAATAGCAGACGCCAGCGCCGGAACCATGGATCTGGAGGAGCGGAAACGCCTCATCTGGGAGATGCAGAAGATGATCATGGACGATCTCCCCTGGTACCCCCTGTACAGCCCCAAACTGGCCGAGGCCGTCCGGACGGACAGGTTCAAAGGCTGGGTCCAGATGGAGGGGGGCATCGGAAACCGGTGGTCGTTCTGCACTCTGAAACCTGTGGGATTGAAGAATTGA
- a CDS encoding transcriptional regulator encodes MKTIRQQLMEALSGTTMTAIDLSQEVGISEKEVYEHLPHIARSAISQGKKLVMEPPRCLKCGFVFEGRKRFTRPGRCPKCRETHVESPTYRIEGARHET; translated from the coding sequence ATGAAGACCATTCGACAGCAGCTGATGGAGGCCCTGTCCGGGACAACAATGACGGCCATCGATCTTTCCCAGGAAGTGGGAATCAGCGAGAAGGAGGTCTATGAGCATCTCCCCCATATTGCACGCTCTGCAATATCCCAGGGGAAAAAACTGGTGATGGAACCCCCCCGGTGCCTGAAATGCGGGTTCGTCTTCGAAGGCCGAAAGCGGTTTACCCGTCCGGGTCGCTGCCCGAAATGCCGGGAGACGCATGTCGAAAGCCCCACATATAGGATTGAAGGCGCCAGGCATGAGACGTGA
- a CDS encoding serine protease produces MKKLETYLMLSFLFLVAPNAHAEDASEVSVVYLKQNVIKTVEQNGQEYQLWLKRPDQNTAKPFFDVCSGTGLLIAIDNQPYLVTASHVGKKMTPSALIIIKGTDDTPIAITFIDLIAPQTKLNWIIHNQADVAVLPITTTNLEVRRKIAKHFLGIEILVKEESAPDREFDLTILGFPLNLGVEGKFSPISKTSRAASGLLTLPRADTKTKATFFLLEDPSVGGFSGAPVFVKPGTVIKGGAFMYRKGFNYLGIVHGTISDRTGGKFAAVIPSKYVVDTLRQAHETLQQKEKATGQPENPGDKK; encoded by the coding sequence ATGAAGAAGCTTGAAACATATCTGATGCTGTCCTTTCTCTTCTTAGTGGCTCCTAATGCTCATGCAGAAGACGCCTCTGAGGTATCAGTGGTCTATCTTAAACAGAATGTCATTAAGACCGTCGAGCAGAATGGACAGGAGTATCAACTCTGGCTCAAACGTCCAGACCAAAACACGGCTAAACCATTTTTCGATGTTTGCTCAGGAACCGGACTCTTAATTGCCATTGACAATCAGCCATACCTTGTCACGGCAAGTCATGTTGGTAAGAAGATGACCCCTTCTGCCCTCATAATCATCAAGGGAACGGACGACACACCTATTGCGATCACATTTATAGATCTTATCGCGCCACAGACCAAACTGAACTGGATAATCCACAACCAAGCTGACGTAGCCGTTTTGCCGATTACAACAACCAATCTCGAGGTTCGGAGGAAAATCGCAAAGCATTTCCTTGGGATAGAAATTCTGGTTAAAGAGGAGTCGGCACCCGACCGTGAGTTTGATCTCACGATCTTGGGTTTTCCTCTCAATCTCGGAGTTGAAGGGAAGTTTTCTCCAATCTCAAAGACTTCTCGAGCTGCCAGTGGGCTTCTAACTTTACCTCGTGCCGACACGAAGACGAAAGCCACCTTCTTCCTTCTTGAGGATCCAAGTGTAGGTGGATTCAGTGGGGCACCAGTTTTCGTAAAACCTGGTACAGTAATAAAAGGTGGTGCCTTCATGTATCGCAAGGGATTCAATTACTTGGGAATTGTCCATGGTACTATTTCCGACAGGACCGGCGGCAAGTTTGCTGCTGTCATACCGTCAAAGTATGTCGTTGACACTCTTCGACAGGCTCACGAAACTCTACAACAAAAAGAGAAAGCGACAGGCCAACCAGAAAATCCAGGCGACAAGAAATAG
- a CDS encoding metallophosphoesterase, producing MNDLFQRSRSGRLLILCLCIIAFWCAGCADDSAAPEAAAPIVVFSDVHFTPFYDPEIFRDLVDASPDLWAGIFKGSSITEPQSWGKETNYPLFERMLQAVRKASVSSPLVLFPGDILSHKFRETFFRLYGEEDEAAVRSFAHKTCAFFAGQVREHLSGTPVVFVLGNNDAYAGDYRLTPGGEFLADTSDLFYSTLLLGGADPETFHRTYAAGGYYTAQPSRSHVLFICLSTVLFSVHWSSDGAADAPMRQLDWLEQTLSHAGAQGKRVWILMHVPPGADVFATVSGYMDDTGRISDARMLWKTEYQERFLEIIRPYEEMIEACFAGHTHMDEYRIMFYGDGDASEPILISPAVSPQFGNSPGFKAFTLSTADWALQDYQSVVYPLEIPDGTFQTYYAFSSAYGLGGPLNPALIRLVPELAVSEARRMNYRRFYYSGHDAGNPITDINWPAYWCAIGNMSKDAYMGCVNGYP from the coding sequence ATGAACGATCTGTTCCAGCGGTCCCGATCAGGCCGCCTATTAATCTTGTGCCTGTGCATCATCGCCTTTTGGTGTGCCGGATGCGCCGATGATTCCGCCGCCCCCGAGGCCGCTGCACCCATTGTGGTTTTCTCGGACGTCCACTTCACGCCTTTCTACGATCCGGAGATCTTCCGGGATCTGGTGGATGCCTCTCCGGATCTCTGGGCCGGAATTTTCAAAGGCTCCAGCATCACCGAGCCCCAGTCGTGGGGCAAAGAGACCAATTATCCCCTTTTCGAGCGAATGTTGCAGGCGGTTCGGAAGGCGTCTGTATCGTCTCCGCTGGTTCTCTTTCCGGGCGATATCCTGTCACACAAGTTCCGGGAGACCTTTTTCCGGCTATACGGTGAGGAGGACGAAGCCGCGGTGAGGTCCTTTGCCCACAAGACCTGCGCATTTTTTGCCGGTCAGGTCCGCGAGCACCTCTCCGGAACACCGGTAGTGTTTGTGCTGGGCAATAATGACGCCTATGCCGGGGATTACCGTCTGACCCCCGGAGGAGAGTTTCTCGCCGACACCTCGGATCTGTTCTATTCCACACTGCTTCTGGGCGGGGCGGATCCGGAAACCTTTCACAGGACCTACGCCGCGGGCGGGTACTACACGGCCCAGCCTTCCCGATCGCATGTCCTCTTTATATGCCTCAGCACCGTGCTCTTTTCGGTGCACTGGTCTTCGGACGGGGCCGCGGACGCGCCCATGAGACAACTGGACTGGCTGGAGCAGACCCTGTCCCATGCCGGGGCCCAGGGGAAAAGGGTCTGGATCCTCATGCATGTGCCGCCCGGGGCGGATGTATTCGCCACCGTATCCGGCTATATGGATGACACCGGCCGCATCTCTGATGCGCGCATGTTGTGGAAAACCGAGTATCAGGAGCGTTTCCTGGAGATCATCCGGCCTTATGAAGAGATGATCGAGGCCTGTTTCGCCGGGCACACGCACATGGACGAATACCGAATCATGTTTTATGGGGACGGCGACGCGTCGGAACCCATCCTGATCTCTCCGGCCGTGAGCCCCCAGTTCGGAAACAGCCCCGGGTTCAAGGCCTTCACCCTCTCCACCGCAGACTGGGCGCTTCAGGATTATCAATCGGTCGTCTATCCCCTTGAAATCCCGGACGGGACCTTTCAGACCTACTATGCCTTCTCCTCTGCATACGGTCTCGGCGGCCCGCTGAACCCGGCCCTCATTCGACTGGTGCCGGAACTGGCCGTCAGTGAGGCCCGGAGGATGAATTACCGCCGGTTCTACTATTCAGGCCATGATGCGGGAAATCCCATCACCGATATCAACTGGCCGGCATACTGGTGCGCCATCGGAAACATGTCCAAGGACGCCTATATGGGATGCGTAAACGGATATCCATAG
- a CDS encoding V-type ATP synthase subunit B, with amino-acid sequence MRKYYDEITRIAGSVATVRARDVGYDELAVIYTSFGPSLAQVIRLEADEVSFQIFGGTEGVSTGDRVRFLGRPMQVSFSSSLLGRAFDGSGRPRDNRPEIREGVIDIGSPAVNPVKRRQPDRMIHTGIPMIDVFNTLVESQKLPIFSVAGEPYNDLLSRVGLQADADVILLGGMGLRYDDYLTFRSTFEQGGVLERTIMFIHTAADPVVECLLVPDLCLAVAEQYALEGKRALVLLTDMTAFADALKEIAITMEQVPSNRGYPGDLYTQMARRYEKAVDFDGAGSMTVLACVTMPGDDVTHPVPDNTGYITEGQLYLRNGRIEPFGSLSRLKQLVNGATRDDHRAIMDACIQLYAQCDDSREKQEMGFEMSAWDRKLLDYGNLFERKMMNLHVNLSLFDALDQCWEILAQCFTAEETGIRNTIVKQHWPGG; translated from the coding sequence ATGCGAAAATACTATGATGAAATTACCCGTATCGCCGGAAGCGTGGCCACGGTCCGGGCCCGGGACGTGGGGTATGACGAACTGGCGGTTATTTACACCTCCTTTGGGCCGTCCCTGGCCCAGGTGATCCGTCTGGAAGCGGATGAGGTGAGCTTTCAGATCTTCGGGGGCACGGAAGGGGTTTCCACCGGGGACCGGGTCCGGTTTCTGGGGCGGCCCATGCAGGTCTCATTTTCTTCATCCCTCCTGGGCCGTGCGTTCGACGGGTCCGGCAGACCTCGGGACAACCGGCCGGAAATCCGGGAAGGAGTGATCGATATCGGGTCCCCGGCGGTGAATCCGGTGAAACGGAGACAGCCGGACCGGATGATCCATACGGGCATTCCGATGATCGACGTCTTCAACACCCTGGTGGAATCGCAGAAACTCCCCATATTTTCCGTTGCCGGCGAACCCTACAACGACCTCCTCTCCCGGGTGGGCCTCCAGGCGGACGCGGATGTGATCCTGTTGGGCGGCATGGGGCTCCGCTATGATGATTATCTGACCTTTCGCAGCACCTTTGAGCAGGGGGGGGTGCTGGAGCGGACCATCATGTTTATTCATACGGCCGCGGATCCAGTGGTGGAGTGTCTCCTGGTCCCGGACCTCTGCCTGGCTGTGGCAGAGCAGTATGCGCTGGAGGGGAAGCGGGCCCTAGTGCTTCTCACGGATATGACCGCCTTTGCAGACGCCCTCAAGGAAATCGCCATTACCATGGAACAGGTCCCGTCCAATCGGGGATATCCGGGCGATCTGTATACGCAGATGGCCCGGAGATACGAAAAGGCCGTTGATTTTGACGGGGCAGGGTCCATGACCGTTCTGGCCTGCGTGACCATGCCCGGCGACGATGTGACCCACCCGGTCCCGGACAATACCGGATATATCACGGAAGGCCAGCTCTATCTGCGCAACGGGCGGATCGAGCCGTTCGGGTCCCTCTCCCGGCTCAAGCAGCTGGTGAACGGCGCCACCCGGGACGATCATCGGGCCATCATGGACGCCTGTATCCAGCTGTATGCCCAGTGCGACGACAGCCGCGAAAAGCAGGAGATGGGATTTGAGATGTCTGCATGGGACAGGAAACTCCTCGACTACGGGAATCTGTTTGAACGTAAAATGATGAATCTCCATGTGAATCTTTCTCTGTTCGATGCCCTGGACCAGTGCTGGGAGATCCTTGCGCAATGTTTTACCGCGGAAGAGACCGGGATTCGGAATACCATTGTTAAACAGCACTGGCCGGGGGGATGA
- a CDS encoding DUF2158 domain-containing protein, with protein sequence MTDQIKKGDVVQLKSGGPQMTVTDIIDEGGYKTVHCRFFDKNKNLQVAEFDELELAFYKAPIGVVRLHRG encoded by the coding sequence ATGACAGACCAAATCAAAAAGGGAGATGTCGTGCAGCTGAAATCAGGCGGTCCCCAAATGACAGTTACGGACATAATTGATGAAGGAGGATACAAGACAGTTCATTGTCGTTTTTTTGATAAAAACAAAAACTTGCAGGTTGCTGAATTTGATGAATTAGAGTTGGCCTTCTACAAGGCTCCAATAGGAGTTGTCAGACTCCATAGAGGCTAA
- a CDS encoding formate--tetrahydrofolate ligase, with product MAYNAVEMADWQISEAAEKNMPTPDEWREKLGLEKDEILPMGRLAKLDFLKINERLKNKPDGKYIEVTAITPTPLGEGKSTTSCGLMEGLGKRGVSVGGALRQPSGGPTMNVKGTAAGGGNSLLIPMTEFSLGLTGDINDIMNAHNLAMVAMTSRMQHERNYNDEQLKRLTGMRRLDIDPTRVELGWIMDFCAQSLRNIVIGLGGRMDGFTMQSKFGIAVGSECMAILAVIRDLADLKERLNNITVAFDKSGKPVTTGDLEVGNAMTAFMRNTINPTLMCTAEYNPCMVHAGPFANIAVGQSSIIADRVGLKLFDYHVTESGFAADIGFEKFWNVKCRFSGLKPHVSVLTSTIRALKMHGGGPKVVAGIALPEEYTKENLELVEKGCENMVHMIGVIRKAGINPVVCINRFYTDTDAECAVVRKAAEAAGARCAESKHWEKGGDGALEFADAVIDACNEENDFNFLYPLEMKLRDRVDLIAKEVYGADGVSWSPEAETKAKMLENDPKYADFATMMVKTHLSLTHDPVVKGVPKGWTLPIRDVLIYSGAKFLCPCAGTISLMPGTGSNPAFRRVDVDVNTGKVSGLF from the coding sequence ATGGCTTACAATGCAGTAGAGATGGCGGACTGGCAGATCTCCGAGGCCGCAGAAAAAAACATGCCGACGCCCGATGAGTGGAGAGAAAAGCTGGGTCTGGAAAAGGATGAGATACTCCCGATGGGGAGGCTGGCCAAGCTTGATTTTCTTAAGATCAATGAAAGGTTAAAGAACAAACCGGACGGAAAATACATCGAGGTGACGGCCATTACCCCGACCCCCCTTGGGGAAGGCAAGAGCACCACCTCCTGCGGCCTTATGGAAGGGCTGGGAAAACGCGGCGTAAGCGTCGGCGGCGCCCTCAGACAGCCTTCGGGCGGCCCCACCATGAATGTCAAGGGAACAGCGGCCGGCGGCGGCAACTCCCTTCTGATCCCGATGACCGAGTTCTCCCTGGGACTCACCGGCGACATCAACGACATCATGAATGCCCACAACCTGGCCATGGTGGCCATGACCTCCCGCATGCAGCACGAGCGCAACTACAATGACGAACAGCTCAAACGGCTCACCGGCATGCGCCGCCTCGACATCGATCCCACCCGGGTGGAACTGGGCTGGATCATGGACTTCTGCGCCCAGTCCCTCAGAAACATCGTTATCGGGCTGGGGGGCCGCATGGACGGATTCACCATGCAGTCCAAATTCGGCATCGCCGTCGGTTCCGAGTGCATGGCCATTCTGGCCGTTATCCGGGACCTGGCAGACCTGAAGGAGCGGCTCAACAACATCACCGTGGCCTTTGACAAGTCCGGCAAGCCGGTGACCACCGGTGATCTGGAAGTCGGAAACGCCATGACCGCGTTCATGCGGAACACCATCAACCCGACCTTGATGTGCACCGCCGAATACAACCCCTGCATGGTGCATGCCGGCCCCTTTGCCAACATCGCTGTGGGCCAGTCCTCCATTATCGCGGACAGGGTGGGGCTCAAGCTGTTCGACTACCATGTGACCGAGAGCGGATTTGCCGCGGATATCGGTTTTGAGAAATTCTGGAACGTGAAGTGCCGGTTCAGCGGGCTGAAACCCCATGTCTCGGTTCTGACCAGCACCATCCGGGCCCTCAAGATGCACGGCGGCGGCCCCAAGGTCGTGGCAGGCATTGCCCTTCCCGAAGAATATACCAAGGAAAATCTGGAACTGGTGGAAAAGGGCTGTGAAAACATGGTGCACATGATCGGCGTCATCCGCAAGGCCGGGATCAATCCGGTGGTCTGCATCAACCGGTTTTATACGGATACGGATGCCGAATGCGCCGTCGTACGGAAGGCGGCAGAGGCGGCAGGGGCCCGCTGTGCCGAATCCAAGCACTGGGAAAAGGGCGGCGACGGCGCACTGGAATTTGCCGATGCGGTGATCGACGCCTGTAACGAGGAAAACGATTTCAACTTCCTCTATCCCCTGGAGATGAAGCTGCGTGACCGGGTCGACCTGATCGCCAAAGAGGTCTACGGTGCGGACGGCGTTTCCTGGAGCCCGGAGGCCGAGACCAAGGCCAAGATGCTGGAGAACGATCCCAAGTATGCGGATTTCGCCACCATGATGGTCAAGACCCACCTCAGCCTTACCCACGATCCCGTAGTCAAGGGCGTTCCCAAGGGATGGACCCTCCCGATCCGCGACGTGTTGATCTACTCCGGCGCCAAGTTCCTCTGCCCGTGTGCAGGGACCATCAGCCTGATGCCGGGCACCGGATCCAACCCCGCTTTCAGGCGCGTGGATGTGGATGTGAACACCGGCAAGGTGAGCGGACTGTTCTAA
- a CDS encoding V-type ATP synthase subunit K (produces ATP from ADP in the presence of a proton gradient across the membrane; the K subunit is a nonenzymatic component which binds the dimeric form by interacting with the G and E subunits) yields MSIGLVLAGAATGSVLGIGAAARAATGAWAKEAQAGKPLNFSYIILIGMPLSQTIYGFILMLVGISPLVIGDDPATVGHAGTLFGIGLAGGLAELLSAWMQGLIGAGACRALSEGEGKGLVFMIIAMGIVETVGLFGFVFLLLVLP; encoded by the coding sequence ATGTCCATCGGCCTGGTCCTGGCCGGCGCCGCCACCGGGAGCGTCCTGGGGATCGGGGCCGCGGCAAGGGCGGCCACCGGGGCATGGGCCAAAGAGGCACAGGCCGGAAAACCGCTCAACTTCTCCTATATCATTCTCATCGGCATGCCGCTTTCTCAAACCATCTACGGGTTTATCCTGATGCTGGTGGGGATCTCCCCCCTGGTGATCGGAGACGATCCCGCCACCGTCGGGCATGCGGGCACCCTTTTCGGCATCGGCCTGGCCGGCGGCCTGGCCGAGCTGCTCAGCGCATGGATGCAGGGCCTGATCGGGGCAGGGGCCTGCCGCGCCCTTTCCGAGGGGGAGGGAAAGGGGCTGGTCTTTATGATTATCGCCATGGGAATCGTGGAGACGGTGGGGCTGTTCGGCTTTGTATTCCTCCTCCTGGTGCTGCCGTAG
- the proC gene encoding pyrroline-5-carboxylate reductase, translated as MSDHQTLGFIGAGNMATALIKGLIESGVYDRDHLLAADKDEKALERISADFGITCHPSNLRVTSESAIVVLSVKPQHMQAALKEMKGAIIDQHLLISIAAGIPLRMIRDTIERDIPMVRVMPNTPALVRKGVSALAAGDLATPAHMEAARRIFEAVGETVEVKETLMDAVTALSGSGPGYVFRIMECMVEAGAGLGLEEETALELVVQTFLGAAHLAKTSDDSLSELRRKVTSPGGTTAAGLAVLEEKGLKEMITAAVNAAWARSRELGKKD; from the coding sequence ATGTCAGACCATCAAACGCTGGGCTTTATCGGCGCCGGCAATATGGCAACCGCCCTGATCAAGGGGCTCATTGAAAGTGGTGTTTACGACAGGGACCATCTTCTGGCGGCCGATAAGGACGAAAAGGCCCTGGAGAGGATATCAGCGGATTTCGGCATAACATGCCATCCCTCCAATCTCAGGGTGACGTCGGAGAGCGCCATTGTGGTGCTTTCCGTAAAGCCCCAGCATATGCAGGCGGCCCTGAAGGAGATGAAAGGGGCCATTATTGATCAGCATCTCCTCATTTCCATTGCCGCGGGGATCCCGCTCCGAATGATCCGCGACACCATCGAAAGAGATATCCCCATGGTCCGGGTCATGCCCAACACGCCGGCCCTTGTCCGGAAGGGGGTCAGCGCCCTGGCCGCGGGGGACCTGGCCACGCCGGCCCACATGGAGGCGGCCAGGCGTATCTTCGAGGCCGTGGGTGAGACCGTTGAGGTCAAAGAGACCCTGATGGATGCGGTCACGGCCCTGTCAGGGAGCGGCCCGGGATATGTCTTCAGGATCATGGAGTGCATGGTCGAGGCGGGAGCGGGTCTCGGCCTGGAGGAGGAGACGGCGCTCGAGCTGGTGGTCCAGACCTTCCTGGGTGCGGCCCATCTGGCAAAGACCTCGGACGACTCCCTCTCTGAATTGCGCCGGAAGGTGACCTCCCCGGGCGGAACCACCGCCGCGGGCCTGGCCGTGCTGGAGGAGAAGGGCCTGAAAGAGATGATCACAGCGGCGGTAAACGCTGCATGGGCCCGGTCACGGGAACTGGGAAAGAAGGATTAG
- a CDS encoding V-type ATP synthase subunit D, with product MPKPRKKIKFTWAALKEERNALRRFELYLPTLQLKQQQLQLALGLVLRAQEEALDALSSVEARISGHQGVFRDRGGVNIEKMAKPEHVITGMKNMAGVRVPAFESVSFPEAVYSLFGTPPWVDRALEDLREKGRRVSRLKVVEQQKELIEAELRKVMQRVNLFEKMIIPQTEENIRRIRIALGDAMTAAVARAKIAKAKLNAREVQRRSEEGRP from the coding sequence ATGCCCAAGCCCAGAAAAAAGATCAAGTTCACCTGGGCCGCGCTCAAGGAAGAGCGAAATGCCCTGAGGCGCTTTGAACTCTATCTGCCCACGCTGCAGCTGAAACAGCAGCAGCTTCAACTGGCCCTGGGCCTGGTTTTGCGTGCACAGGAGGAGGCCCTTGACGCCCTTTCGTCCGTGGAAGCAAGGATCAGCGGGCATCAGGGGGTGTTTCGGGACAGGGGAGGGGTCAATATAGAGAAGATGGCTAAACCCGAACACGTCATCACCGGGATGAAAAACATGGCCGGGGTGCGTGTGCCGGCCTTTGAGTCTGTCTCGTTCCCCGAGGCCGTATACAGCCTCTTCGGAACCCCCCCCTGGGTGGACAGGGCTTTGGAGGATCTGCGGGAGAAGGGCCGGCGGGTGTCCCGGCTGAAGGTGGTGGAACAGCAGAAGGAATTGATCGAGGCCGAACTCAGGAAGGTGATGCAGCGGGTGAACCTGTTTGAAAAGATGATTATTCCGCAGACAGAGGAGAACATTCGGCGGATCCGTATCGCCCTGGGGGATGCCATGACCGCGGCGGTGGCCCGGGCCAAGATCGCAAAGGCCAAGCTGAACGCGCGGGAGGTGCAAAGACGGTCGGAGGAGGGACGCCCATGA
- the sfsA gene encoding DNA/RNA nuclease SfsA, producing the protein MASETPQHPPGSGRLAWPCLVQGTLIRRYKRFLADVRLRNGHVVVAHCPNSGSMLACSEPGRTVYLSRHNTPKRRLRYTWELIQMPTSLVGTNTMIPNRLVRAAILSGRVQGLTGYERVRSEVAYGTNSRIDLLLEKGSMRCFVEVKNCTLVTDGVASFPDAVTSRGLKHLKELQAQVRSGDRSVMFYLIQRMDAGLFRPADLIDPAYGEELRRALQNGVEIMAYDVSIDLEGIALNREIPFDL; encoded by the coding sequence ATGGCATCTGAAACCCCCCAGCACCCCCCGGGGTCCGGCCGGTTGGCCTGGCCGTGTCTTGTTCAGGGGACCCTCATCCGGAGATACAAACGCTTTCTTGCGGACGTGAGGCTTAGAAACGGGCATGTGGTGGTGGCCCACTGCCCCAATTCCGGGAGCATGCTGGCCTGTTCCGAACCGGGCCGGACCGTCTATCTGTCCCGGCACAACACGCCCAAGCGACGGCTCCGGTATACCTGGGAGCTGATCCAGATGCCCACCTCCCTGGTGGGCACCAATACCATGATCCCGAACCGGCTGGTCAGGGCCGCCATCCTATCGGGCCGCGTACAGGGGCTGACCGGGTATGAACGGGTCCGATCCGAGGTGGCGTACGGCACCAATTCCCGTATCGACCTCCTGCTGGAAAAGGGTTCCATGCGGTGTTTTGTGGAGGTGAAAAACTGCACCCTGGTAACGGACGGCGTGGCCTCTTTTCCGGATGCGGTGACCTCGAGGGGGCTCAAGCACCTCAAGGAACTCCAGGCCCAGGTCCGCTCGGGAGATCGTTCGGTGATGTTCTATCTGATCCAGCGGATGGATGCCGGTCTGTTCCGGCCCGCGGACCTGATCGATCCGGCATATGGAGAGGAACTGAGGCGGGCGCTTCAAAACGGGGTGGAGATCATGGCGTACGATGTGTCTATCGATCTCGAGGGGATCGCCCTCAACCGCGAGATCCCGTTTGACCTCTGA